From the genome of Rhododendron vialii isolate Sample 1 chromosome 10a, ASM3025357v1:
TGTCTCAAGCCTCTTCTTATCACATATTTTTGTAAGATCCTCACACTTAGTCTCTGGCTCGACATAATGCGTGGTTGAAAAGAGATCTGGGATACCACATGGCGATACCccaagagcattgaataatttttccacaAGAAGACTCCACCCATATTGTCACCATTTACAGGTTCTTGACTCTCTCAAAGCTCAAAAGGTTCTTGGTTTAATAATTAATTTGGATTTGGTTCGGGTTACCAGAGGATTTGGTTCGGGTTACTAGAAGAAATTAATACTAGTGAATTATTTTGAGGATAGATCAGGCTTTCCGCAcatgaacatgatttttaacttctttggtaataaaaaataaatactacatGTTACCAACATAAAAATATAAAGAACCCGTTTcaagttcttcttttttaaatacttatttttcgctttactagacaagtcattctctcacaatacatcacatttaattcaaaaaataagtactccgtacttattttagttggtGGCACACTTGTACTATCGTTTGTACAAAAGTGATTAATCTATACAAAGTGTTCTAATATTTGTAGAAAAATGTTTACAAATTTGTGAATATGTATTGATATTTGCTAAATTTTCATTGCAATTTTACCTTCTTTGTCATTTTTTCTGTGTATCAATGAAGCATATTGAATACTAGTAGTTAGCAAAATTAGGGTTGCTAAACAAACGAAACAGTCTGTGCCCGGCCCGAGCTTAATTTGACTTTTGGCttgtttggaaaaaaacaaaaaaacaaattccgTTACTTTTGAATGTTTATTTGTAAATTTATGCCAAATTTGAGCATATATATGGATGTTTGGCTCGGTAGGCTAGTGAACAATGAATCATTTCATATCATAAATGTTATAAAGATGGGGATAAATCAATAGGTATACCAAAGATATGAGATCTAACCTCGATCCCTTTAGATCAATTTATACCATAATTAACGTTTTGAATAATATATATCTTGCATCTAGATTGAAAACTTGTTCAGTGATATACGAAAATTGTACTActtaatttggtcattttggAACTTTATGAGCTTAAGATTAGGTTTCAAAGCTCAAAACTTTACGAGTTTAAGCGCAACCTTAAATTAAAGCTTGAGATTGACCTGCATATTtcatgagccgagccgagcttatcaCAATCACAAAACTTCAAATGTTAGCCgatcaagcttgaacaattacACTTCTCTCAAGCTCAAGCCAAGGTGAGCTTAAACACGTGTAATAAGGAGTTGAATCAATCCTGGTCGATATTGTGTGGCTTGTTTGGCTCGATTAGCACCCGTAAGCAAAATTATAGTGTTAACAGGGGCACCTCTTTATCGCAGTGGACCCTTTCATTTAAATATGAAATCCAAATGTAAATTGTATGAACGTACATTACTCCATCGATCATTGgataaatatcaatttttttttctaatctaCACTCTAAatgtgaaattatacaatagtccgGGAGAACCGCCATGTGGTACTCGATCCAgaccactttacaaccacacatttcTGTATGGGGTCTACGACTAAGTGTATGGACCACACAAGAATGTGTGATTGTAAAGTGATTCGGAATACCACGTGGCGTTACTCccggactattgaataattactccatatTGCTATCTGTTTTCGTCCCAGTGCATGCTCTCAACTACTATATAAGTAGCAAGTCCAACATCCCCTCCCTCTCATATCTTTGAGGCACAGAGACACATACATAGACAAAAATGATCAAGTTGAGATCAAAGAGGTTTTCCAGGGGCAACTCCAAGCTTGGTAGCGGCGGAGGCAACAGCGGAGGAGGGGCGGTGAAAGGCAgaggtggcggtggcggtgaaATCAAATGGGAGCTACGTCCTGGCGGCATGCTTGttcagaagagagagaatggagagaGTGAAGGAGAAGGATTGATTACAGTGAGAGCCTCAACTGTTTCGCAGTGGCATGATATAACCATCCAAGCAACTTCTACATTTGGTAATTAGCTAGCTCTCTCCTATACCGTAACTATGACCCTTCAAAGGTCCCTCTCTGTTTTtccccctttacaaaaaaaaacaaaatacttttTGGACTCACCCCGGCATGAGATACCGGCCTAAGGTTACATGCACCTCAATTATTCATGCGGCCCAATCGCACCGGCCTAAGTTGAATACAAGACATAATGCTCCTCAACTATTCCTGGTGGGTGTGTACGTAGTACTACTCTTCGGGAAAAATGAACCCTTTGTGTTTGCTTCCATTTCCTATCAtttgtttgttaaaaaattttCACTCTTTCGACAAGCAAGTAGTTGGCTCCATTCGGTTTCATTGAAGCTTGCATATTGACAGATTCGGAAAtcatatttgaaaaaagttaatttaagaagagaaaacaaaaaatattccaaaaaagaCTGATGCCAATTGCAACACAAGCTCACGACTCAAACTTAAAACGTTAGACGACATTTGGGTACCCAATAATTGGTCGAGTAAGCTCGCCCAGACATCCCTAGTTATTAATAAAATGTTAATGATCGATGTCTTAATGATTCCTTTATCAAAGGGCTTTGATTTAATTAATTTCTTCCCAATTCTTTTGTACTCTACTACTATTTTGCAGGAGAACTGAAGATGATATTGTCGTTGGTAACAAGTTTGGAGCCAAGAGAGCAAAGGGTATTGTTCaaaggaaaggagagagaagattgtGAGTACTTGCACATGGTTGGGGTTAGAGACAAGGACAAGGTGCTCTTGTTGGAAGATCCAGCCATAAAGGAGAGAAAACTCCTAGGCTTGGGCTTGGCAAGTCCTAATTATCGCACCATTAGTGTATGAAATGTCTAGCTAGAATTCAAACTTATTGTAATTCTCCACTAACACTCCCACATAAAGATAAAGGTTTAGTTGTGGGGGTAATGAGTACTACTTAATTTGCTCACTTTTGTATTACtttctctgtttctttttttctttttttccaaggGGATGTCAGGCCAGCTTGTctgcacctcgattaattctgaAACCCTGAATTTAATGATTGGGAAAACCCTTGAGTGGCCTCGAGATTTGAAATGCTCGGCCTCCGTGGGATATTCGAACGTTATGGAGGACAAACACTTATTTGCTTTCTTATGCCTGGCCTCATGGCCCTCTTGGCGTCATTTTAAATTACAGTAATGGTTTAGGTggagtttttttctttatcaaacGTAGGTGGTTTGTTTAAATTATGTTTCCTTTTCATCCTATGAAATTGTATAAAATCAAGATTTTTATGCAAAACGAAATATTTTTAGTCAGATTGATGTGTATTCTGTTTTATGATTAGAAATCGCC
Proteins encoded in this window:
- the LOC131304070 gene encoding BAG family molecular chaperone regulator 1-like, whose protein sequence is MIKLRSKRFSRGNSKLGSGGGNSGGGAVKGRGGGGGEIKWELRPGGMLVQKRENGESEGEGLITVRASTVSQWHDITIQATSTFGELKMILSLVTSLEPREQRVLFKGKEREDCEYLHMVGVRDKDKVLLLEDPAIKERKLLGLGLASPNYRTISV